In a genomic window of Glycine max cultivar Williams 82 chromosome 13, Glycine_max_v4.0, whole genome shotgun sequence:
- the IQD48 gene encoding protein IQ-DOMAIN 1, with protein sequence MGASGRWFKSLLPFRKTSTDQEKGGDNKSKKKRKLWRASSEGSMKNVGGGGAAAASDSSLTYAVAVMVPKDFKLIKQEWAAIRIQAVFRAFLARRALRALRAVVRLQAIFRGRLVRKQAAVTLRCMQALVRVQARVRARNVRNSPEGKAVQKLLDEHHNHADPFNLIEQGWCDIPGTMDEVKAKLRMRQEGAIKRDRAMAYSLSTQSRLCASPNPKATKALTPVKHNNPSNKSLGYSLLERWMEAKPWESPISRKSEDLVPAFQSRRNGMTTRISVKPIITSQSTSPSSAMSSEYMCDDNSPVSTSYTSGSLSLPSTNTVLVEATEERDVHQPSYMNLTESTKAKLKACRSSSQNSKRLVMEDTVSHNHSTTTGLMNGDTRSSFDSDPSVNLWKDSCATPLRASYQKRQIRI encoded by the exons ATGGGTGCTTCGGGAAGGTGGTTTAAGTCACTTCTTCCTTTTAGAAAGACCTCAACTGATCAA GAGAAGGGTGGTGACAACAAGAGTAAGAAGAAGCGGAAGCTATGGAGGGCATCTTCAGAAGGGTCCATGAAGaatgttggtggtggtggtgctgcTGCTGCATCTGATTCTTCCCTTACTTATGCGGTGGCTGTGATGGTTCCCAAAGATTTCAAGCTCATCAAGCAGGAATGGGCTGCCATCCGCATTCAGGCGGTGTTTCGAGCCTTCTTG GCTAGACGAGCTTTGAGGGCCTTGAGGGCAGTAGTAAGGCTACAAGCTATTTTTAGAGGCCGGCTAGTCAGGAAGCAAGCAGCTGTTACTCTGAGGTGCATGCAGGCTCTTGTTCGAGTTCAAGCACGTGTGAGGGCAAGGAATGTGAGGAATTCTCCTGAAGGGAAAGCTGTGCAGAAATTACTGGATGAGCATCACAACCACGCTGATCCTTTTAATCTAATTGAG CAAGGATGGTGTGACATTCCTGGAACTATGGATGAAGTTAAAGCAAAGCTACGAATGAGGCAAGAAGGAGCCATCAAGAGGGATAGAGCAATGGCATACTCTCTCTCCACTCAG TCAAGACTGTGTGCTAGTCCAAACCCAAAAGCCACTAAGGCATTGACTCCTGTCAAGCATAACAACCCAAGCAACAAGAGCTTAGGATATAGCTTGTTGGAACGCTGGATGGAGGCCAAGCCATGGGAGAGTCCAATCTCTAGGAAGAGTGAAGACCTTGTTCCTGCTTTTCAATCAAGAAGGAATGGTATGACAACTAGGATTTCAGTTAAGCCTATTATAACCAGTCAATCGACTTCACCATCTTCGGCCATGAGCTCTGAGTACATGTGTGATGATAATAGCCCTGTGTCAACATCTTATACCTCTGGATCTCTATCCTTGCCATCCACCAACACTGTTTTGGTGGAAGCAACAGAGGAAAGAGATGTTCATCAGCCAAGCTACATGAATTTGACAGAATCAACTAAGGCTAAACTTAAAGCCTGCAGGAGTTCTTCACAGAATTCAAAGAGACTTGTAATGGAGGACACAGTGTCTCACAATCACAGCACAACAACAGGCCTTATGAATGGAGATACTAGAAGCAGTTTTGATTCTGATCCTTCAGTTAACTTGTGGAAGGATTCTTGTGCGACACCTCTAAGGGCAAGTTATCAAAAACGACAAATTAGGATATGA
- the LOC100780310 gene encoding IQ domain-containing protein IQM5 isoform X1 has protein sequence MGMFTVSKEGEVTVNFKNNINLNDFYKPEQSTNLKRRKVGNLKLQTTFSFKHLLSENCGSQEEVEEDLFNKRSPTVMSQKQELMFSPTSSAQLDLAALMVQKVYKSYRIRRILADCVVVCEELRFAQYPTLLWKDSVITAFNRRSISNFDSDKSETAISKWARARMMVAKVGKGLSKDDKAQKLALRHWLEAIDPRHRYGHNLHFYYLVWFHSQSYQPFFYWLDVGGGKEVNLEECPRSQLQRQCIKYLGPEEREAYEVIVEGGRLVYRQSKDLVHTTEDSKWIFVLSTSRILYVGQKKKGHFQHSSFLAGGATIASGRLVAQNGVLHAIWPYSGHYRPTEKNFMEFTSFLEEHKVNMTNVKRDPIDEDVPPSNPVNEELPFEHMEGNVGARATANNCGKENVCQFGTNVEENKPMSSIWSTGVGPRIGCMREYPANFQVLALELLNLSPRVNDETFAGKAPIPSPRPSTKHMSLVSMGLPSPMVHVSPLQGLWTFKCIGIALVLAFKNLDNWYII, from the exons ATGGGAATGTTTACGGTAAGCAAGGAAGGAGAGGTCACAGTGAACTTCAAGAACAACATAAACTTGAATGATTTCTACAAGCCTGAACAATCTACAAACTTGAAGAGAAGGAAGGTGGGAAATCTGAAGCTCCAAACCACATTCTCGTTCAAACATCTGCTTTCAGAGAATTGTGGTTCACAAGAGGAAGTTGAGGAGGACTTGTTTAACAAACGAAGCCCCACAGTTATGTCACAAAAACAAGAACTAATGTTTTCTCCAACTTCCTCTGCCCAGCTTGATTTAGCTGCATTAATGGTTCAGAAAGTTTACAAGAGTTACAGGATTAGAAGAATTCTGGCTGATTGTGTAGTTGTTTGTGAGGAGCTACGGTTTGCTCAATATCCAACTCTACT GTGGAAGGATTCAGTGATTACCGCTTTTAACAGGCGCTCCATATCCAATTTTGACTCTGATAAATCAGAAACAGCTATTTCAAAATGGGCACGAGCTAGGATGATGGTTGCTAAG GTGGGGAAAGGTTTGTCCAAAGATGATAAGGCACAAAAATTGGCACTAAGACACTGGCTTGAAGCT ATTGATCCTCGTCATCGTTATGGCCACAATCTTCATTTCTACTACTTGGTTTGGTTTCATAGCCAGAGTTATCAGCCTTTTTTCTACTG GTTGGATGTGGGAGGTGGCAAAGAAGTAAATCTTGAAGAATGTCCTAGAAGCCAATTGCAGAGGCAGTGCATAAAGTACCTTGGACCC GAAGAAAGGGAAGCATACGAAGTGATTGTGGAGGGAGGTAGGCTTGTTTATAGACAAAGCAAGGATCTTGTACATACGACCGAGGATTCCAAGTGGATTTTTGTTCTGAGCACGTCTAGAATTTTATACGTTGGCCAGAAGAAGAAAGGTCATTTTCAGCACTCCAGTTTTCTAGCTGGTGGTGCTACCATTGCATCCGGAAGATTGGTTGCTCAAAATGGAGTTCTTCAT GCTATATGGCCCTACAGTGGCCACTACCGTCCAACAGAGAAGAATTTTATGGAATTCACTAGCTTCTTGGAGGAACACAAAGTGAATATGACAAATGTAAAG AGAGATCCAATTGATGAAGATGTCCCACCTTCTAATCCTGTGAATGAGGAGCTGCCATTTGAGCACATGGAAGGCAATGTGGGTGCCAGAGCCACTGCCAATAATTGTGGTAAAGAAAATGTGTGTCAGTTTGGTACCAATGTGGAAGAGAACAAGCCAATGTCAAGCATATGGAGTACCGGAGTAGGTCCTAGAATTGGTTGCATGAGAGAGTATCCAGCAAACTTCCAAGTTCTGGCACTTGAACTACTCAATCTTTCACCTAGAGTCAACGATGAAACATTTGCAGGCAAAGCACCTATTCCCTCTCCGAGGCCTAGTACAAAACATATGTCGCTTGTCAGCATGGGACTTCCTAGCCCAATGGTGCATGTTTCTCCTCTTCAGGGTCTTTGGACATTCAAGTGCATAGGCATTGCTTTAGTTTTAGCATTTAAAAATTTGGACAATTGGTACATAATATAG
- the LOC100780310 gene encoding IQ domain-containing protein IQM5 isoform X2 has protein sequence MGMFTVSKEGEVTVNFKNNINLNDFYKPEQSTNLKRRKVGNLKLQTTFSFKHLLSENCGSQEEVEEDLFNKRSPTVMSQKQELMFSPTSSAQLDLAALMVQKVYKSYRIRRILADCVVVCEELRWKDSVITAFNRRSISNFDSDKSETAISKWARARMMVAKVGKGLSKDDKAQKLALRHWLEAIDPRHRYGHNLHFYYLVWFHSQSYQPFFYWLDVGGGKEVNLEECPRSQLQRQCIKYLGPEEREAYEVIVEGGRLVYRQSKDLVHTTEDSKWIFVLSTSRILYVGQKKKGHFQHSSFLAGGATIASGRLVAQNGVLHAIWPYSGHYRPTEKNFMEFTSFLEEHKVNMTNVKRDPIDEDVPPSNPVNEELPFEHMEGNVGARATANNCGKENVCQFGTNVEENKPMSSIWSTGVGPRIGCMREYPANFQVLALELLNLSPRVNDETFAGKAPIPSPRPSTKHMSLVSMGLPSPMVHVSPLQGLWTFKCIGIALVLAFKNLDNWYII, from the exons ATGGGAATGTTTACGGTAAGCAAGGAAGGAGAGGTCACAGTGAACTTCAAGAACAACATAAACTTGAATGATTTCTACAAGCCTGAACAATCTACAAACTTGAAGAGAAGGAAGGTGGGAAATCTGAAGCTCCAAACCACATTCTCGTTCAAACATCTGCTTTCAGAGAATTGTGGTTCACAAGAGGAAGTTGAGGAGGACTTGTTTAACAAACGAAGCCCCACAGTTATGTCACAAAAACAAGAACTAATGTTTTCTCCAACTTCCTCTGCCCAGCTTGATTTAGCTGCATTAATGGTTCAGAAAGTTTACAAGAGTTACAGGATTAGAAGAATTCTGGCTGATTGTGTAGTTGTTTGTGAGGAGCTACG GTGGAAGGATTCAGTGATTACCGCTTTTAACAGGCGCTCCATATCCAATTTTGACTCTGATAAATCAGAAACAGCTATTTCAAAATGGGCACGAGCTAGGATGATGGTTGCTAAG GTGGGGAAAGGTTTGTCCAAAGATGATAAGGCACAAAAATTGGCACTAAGACACTGGCTTGAAGCT ATTGATCCTCGTCATCGTTATGGCCACAATCTTCATTTCTACTACTTGGTTTGGTTTCATAGCCAGAGTTATCAGCCTTTTTTCTACTG GTTGGATGTGGGAGGTGGCAAAGAAGTAAATCTTGAAGAATGTCCTAGAAGCCAATTGCAGAGGCAGTGCATAAAGTACCTTGGACCC GAAGAAAGGGAAGCATACGAAGTGATTGTGGAGGGAGGTAGGCTTGTTTATAGACAAAGCAAGGATCTTGTACATACGACCGAGGATTCCAAGTGGATTTTTGTTCTGAGCACGTCTAGAATTTTATACGTTGGCCAGAAGAAGAAAGGTCATTTTCAGCACTCCAGTTTTCTAGCTGGTGGTGCTACCATTGCATCCGGAAGATTGGTTGCTCAAAATGGAGTTCTTCAT GCTATATGGCCCTACAGTGGCCACTACCGTCCAACAGAGAAGAATTTTATGGAATTCACTAGCTTCTTGGAGGAACACAAAGTGAATATGACAAATGTAAAG AGAGATCCAATTGATGAAGATGTCCCACCTTCTAATCCTGTGAATGAGGAGCTGCCATTTGAGCACATGGAAGGCAATGTGGGTGCCAGAGCCACTGCCAATAATTGTGGTAAAGAAAATGTGTGTCAGTTTGGTACCAATGTGGAAGAGAACAAGCCAATGTCAAGCATATGGAGTACCGGAGTAGGTCCTAGAATTGGTTGCATGAGAGAGTATCCAGCAAACTTCCAAGTTCTGGCACTTGAACTACTCAATCTTTCACCTAGAGTCAACGATGAAACATTTGCAGGCAAAGCACCTATTCCCTCTCCGAGGCCTAGTACAAAACATATGTCGCTTGTCAGCATGGGACTTCCTAGCCCAATGGTGCATGTTTCTCCTCTTCAGGGTCTTTGGACATTCAAGTGCATAGGCATTGCTTTAGTTTTAGCATTTAAAAATTTGGACAATTGGTACATAATATAG
- the LOC100780851 gene encoding EPIDERMAL PATTERNING FACTOR-like protein 3 produces MKATFCFFLLALLIVSWESAVVVARRPFPSTDGMCHPGPKAAPGPGPVSSPSNTVESEKGLMEEAYSYRVSKIGSSPPSCEHKCYGCTPCEAIQVPSTSSWRSHLGLQYTNYEPESWKCKCGPSLYSP; encoded by the exons atgaaagcaacATTCTGTTTTTTTCTGCTAGCTCTACTAATAGTGAGTTGGGAATCTGCAGTAGTAGTAGCAAGGAGGCCCTTCCCTTCAACCGATGGAATGTGCCATCCAG GCCCCAAAGCGGCACCAGGACCAGGGCCCGTGTCTTCACCATCTAATACTGTAGAGTCAGAAAAG GGTTTAATGGAAGAAGCATACTCATATAGAGTGAGCAAAATAGGGTCAAGTCCACCAAGTTGTGAGCACAAGTGTTATGGTTGCACTCCATGTGAAGCGATTCAAGTGCCGAGCACCAGCAGCTGGCGCAGTCATTTGGGGTTGCAGTACACAAATTATGAGCCCGAGAGTTGGAAATGCAAGTGTGGTCCTTCCCTCTATAGCCCGTGA
- the LOC100817023 gene encoding coatomer subunit zeta-2, with amino-acid sequence MASYGSCPSIKNILLLDSEGKRVAVKYFSDDWPTNNSKIAFEKFVFSKTVKTNARTEAEITLLDNNIIIYKFVQDLHFFVTGGDDANEIILASVLQGFFDAITLLLRNNVDKREALENLDLILLCLDEIVDGGMILETNGPLIAEKVTSHSMDGAESPLSEQTLTQAWATAREHLTRTLLK; translated from the exons ATGGCGTCTTAT GGCTCATGTCCGTCGATAAAGAATATTCTTCTTCTAGACTCAGAGGGAAAGCGTGTGGCAGTCAAGTATTTTTCAGACGACTGGCCAACCAACAACTCAAAGATCGCTTTTGAGAAGTTTGTGTTTAGTAAGACTGTTAAGACAAATGCTCGAACAGAAG CTGAGATCACATTACTCGACAACAATAtcattatttacaaatttgtaCAAGATCTCCATTTCTTTGTCACTGGTGGCGATGATGCAAATGAGATCATTTTAGCTTCAGTTCTTCAGGGTTTCTTTGATGCAATCACGCTTCTCTTGAG GAACAATGTTGACAAAAGAGAGGCGCTGGAAAACTTGGACCTCATTCTTTTATGCCTTGATGAGATTGTTGATGGAGG GATGATACTTGAAACAAATGGACCACTTATTGCTGAAAAAGTTACCTCCCATAGCATGGATGGTGCTGAATCCCCCCTGTCTGAGCAG ACACTAACTCAAGCCTGGGCTACAGCTAGAGAACATTTGACAAGAACCCTTCTAAAATAA